The following nucleotide sequence is from Apium graveolens cultivar Ventura chromosome 4, ASM990537v1, whole genome shotgun sequence.
ATGGAACGGAAGAAAAGGCTATACAGGGCGAGATGGAAGcaatgcagcagcagcagcagaGACCGCCTTGGTTCAGCGACTGGATCAACAGCAATAATGGGAACAGCAGTACTGATCAGATGCTGAACCAGCAGCAACACTGCCAGAATTTGGGATCAACCAGTCGCGGTGAGGAGATGATGATGCCTTATGGAGATGCGCAGAATGGTGGAATGTGGTCAAGTGTATTTTTTCCATAGTTTCCAATCAGAACTACAATCAAGGAGAAGCAGATGAAAGGATTTATGTGATAGTGCTGGTTACTTTTGTTTTTGTTGTTTTTCCGATCAACGTTGAGGATGATGGTTAAAAATACCCATTTTTGGGTTGAATTTGCTCAAAATAccaattttcaaaaaaatatgCTCAAATGCGTATTACACGCATTTGAGAATTGGGTATGTAAGAAAATCATTAAAAATACGCATTTCGTATTATCATTGGGATACGCATTTGCCAAATGCGTattacaaaaatataaaaaaaaaaaactGGATACTCATTTGACAAATTGGTATATAGTACAAAACAGGATAATCATATGGTAAATGCATATCCAAACGAATATTTTCAGCACTACACTCCGAGAATGGATATTTTCAGCATTTTGCaccaaaaaaatattatttttaacattcTTTCGAACTTTGAAGGATATTTGTTTTGCTTTAAATAAATTTCTATCTGGTGTGTTTTTATTTTGCGTTGCTACAATACTTTCATTGCTtgttatattcctttttttttcttCGTTATTTTTATACATTAATAACTTCAAGGTATATTAAATCTTATAATTGAGCAAATGGGGTTGGGTGAGACAATTTATTCAATGTGAAATGACTATTTTAACCCTTGTCCTATTTATTATTTCGTATTTGATATTTATTAATAGCTAATCTTCATTAAAGTATATgaattattttgtaattaatagctacacacacttacatatatatatgtatacatatgttattttcaatgatataaaatttaaaatatgatAAATTTAATTAAGAATTAGATATCTGAAATAATTATTAACATAAAAATTACAACAATTTTTTAGTAACATGTATTAAATTAATTGTGGTTTAAGAGAAATCATCACCAAATAATTTTAGGGTACACTTgcaaaatataatatttttaaattgtttAAAATTTAATACGATTTTTTATGGCATACTTTAAACATCAAATACTTACTTATAAAATAGACAATAATATAGTCACATATATATCATCATGTTTTTgtaatattacataaaatccttATTAATATAGTACAAAAAAAGTATTTTACAGTTCAAAATATATTTTGTCACGTGTATAGTATATAGTCACATATACACTACACTATGCACGTGTATTACACAAAATTACCTCCAATACAACACAAAAAAAGTTATTATACAGTATCAAAGAGGCAAGTCGAGAATAATATAACTGCTATTAGAATTTTTTTTCAAATACAGCATAGAGCAAAATAAGGTTGATAATTCTCAATATTTAtcattaatttaaatttttaaatatgccaaaaaacatcaaaattaattttaaaaaattataatattttagaacatgttgtgcctcgcacgggttacAGAGCTAATTACAGAAGTATAGGTAAAGTTTAGTTCAAGAATATTTTTGGAGGTGAACATACACTGTTTTCTTAAGAGtgaatatttaattatttatcaagCATAAGCTAATAATATCCTAGAAGTGGTACAAGTCTTGAGATAGATAGGGAGCCCTTTCACTTCATTTAGAAATCGAATTGTGATCTGTTTTAATAATTTCTTACGGTTGTGCTACCAGAAGCCTATCTAGTGGCGGATCCGGGTTTCAATTTAAGGGGGGCCAGAAAAAAAAATTGTAATCAAATCAAGAAATATAAGCAAAAGAGCAAATGAACATATATTATAATGTAATATTTACAAGATCATCGGCCTATCTTTCATACTCTGAAATCGTTTCATAATTTCTTCATTTTCAATTGTTTGAAAAATATCTCTCTCAATATATgttatcaaacaatcattcaACCAAATATCTCCCATTCTATTCCGAAGCGTAGTTTTAACAAGTTTCATTGCTGAAAGTCCTCTCTCAACTGTTGCAGTTACAACCGGTAGAATTAGTGACAATTTTATCAACATATAAACCCAAGGAAATCCCATATCTTTGTGTTTTTGAACCATTTTTTGAGCAAGATCATGGATGTCcttcaaattttgaaaatcagCATTACTTCTCATGTCAACTATATAGCTAGAAAGCTGGTCTTCAAGTGATAGAAGACGAATttgatcaaattctgaaggataaaATCTTGCAAGTTGAACTAATTTTTACTTATCAAAAGTTAAGAAATAATTCTGCGGATTTAGGCATGATATGCAGGAAAGTAACTCCATGTTATCTCTATCAAGACGCTCGTTAATCTCTTGCAATTGATAATCAATTATAGTATTCATCAAACTAATCTTGAAGTGGTGTTTATTAGAAACTTTTTGCAGTTTACCTCTTGATCTTCCACGAGGCATAGAGATAGCATCCATATCTGGGACATCGATCTCAAACTTTTCACAGAATTTGGAAACATCAACAATTAACTCATTCCATCCATCATCTCTGAATGTTTGtaacattttcttcgatacattTACCAAACATAAGCATTAGCAAGATCCTGGTCTTTTCTTTGTAGTACTTGTGATAAGTCATTTGTGATTCCTAAAACTTTTCTCATCAAATGCAATAGAAAAATAAACTCAAAGTCATTCATTGCATCAATAAGTCTATAAATCTCTCCTTTATTTTCATGAAAGGAAGGCATGTCTTTTATTTCTTCAAGCACATCAAGGGCCGGTGAAAATAAAGAAATCACACTTAGAATTGTATGATAATGCGAACCCCATCTTGTATCTCCAGGACGTTTAAGAACTGCCTCTTGATTCAAGCCTTTACCAGTCATTCGATTGCCTTGGGATATTTCTTCAGCTAACTTTTCTATTTGTTTCACCACGACTAATTCTTTTCTCTTGCAAGAAGCCCCAACAAAATTCACCAAAGATGCTAGATGGTCAAAAAATGAGCAAATTTTATCATGCTTTTTTGAAACTGCAACAAGTGTGAGCTGTAATTGATGAGCAAAGCAATGCACATAAAAGGCAGATGCATTTTCTGCTTGTATTAAACTTTTTAGCCCACTAATATGTCTGTTCATATTACTAGCCCCGTCAAAACCTTGACCACGAATACGCGATATGCTCAGACCACGTGTGGCAAAGAGTACGTCAATTGCTGATTTTAGGACAATCAAGAGATGGTTAAAAgatatcaaattgcatgtacatgatgttaacatattaactGGATCAATATAtagtgacaagtgactcttataggatgcaaagtgactctaatatggtgaaaagtgacttacacggttgattagaggcaaaatgtggaacaaaattgacttgtgtgatagtggcactaagagatggtaaaaggatatcaaattggatgtatataattttaacatgttaattttacaaatatatggtggtaagtgactcttatagggtgcaaattgactctaatatggtgaaaagtgacttacatagttgattagagtcaaaatgtggcccaaagtTGAGTCCTATTATGAAATATCAAAGTGTGCTAAAACGAAGCTAAACTGGATattcatgatgttaacatgttaattgtatcaatatggtggcaagtggctcttatagggtgcaaagtgactctaatatggtgaaaagt
It contains:
- the LOC141720074 gene encoding uncharacterized protein LOC141720074; its protein translation is MLQTFRDDGWNELIVDVSKFCEKFEIDVPDMDAISMPRGRSREFDQIRLLSLEDQLSSYIVDMRSNADFQNLKDIHDLAQKMVQKHKDMGFPWVYMLIKLSLILPVVTATVERGLSAMKLVKTTLRNRMGDIWLNDCLITYIERDIFQTIENEEIMKRFQSMKDRPMIL
- the LOC141720075 gene encoding uncharacterized protein LOC141720075 produces the protein MLTSCTCNLISFNHLLIVLKSAIDVLFATRGLSISRIRGQGFDGASNMNRHISGLKSLIQAENASAFYVHCFAHQLQLTLVAVSKKHDKICSFFDHLASLVNFVGASCKRKELVVVKQIEKLAEEISQGNRMTGKGLNQEAVLKRPGDTRWGSHYHTILSVISLFSPALDVLEEIKDMPSFHENKGEIYRLIDAMNDFEFIFLLHLMRKVLGITNDLSQVLQRKDQDLANAYVW